The window AGGAGGACAACAATCTGCATTATTCCATCAAGGGACATAACTGTTTCAAACCTTCCAAAGTACAACTCCTACTTATGCACTTGACCACTGATGTTGTGTGACCTAAATATGGTAAGGATTTCCAGCTTGCTGAGAATGAGCTAGGAATGCTTCTACACTGCTGAGATATTTAACAACAAACTAAGAATACATCTATATAAAGACAATAAGAGTAAAGTAACATGAACAAAAATCATGATTTCAAATTACGCTCATATTTTCTCAGCCTGGAGCACTATATGCTCATGGCGATAAGTGTCTCCAGCAGTCCAGCAACTTCGCTGGCATGTAAACACCAGCACAGTACCAAATTCCAGATGTGTACCTTCTGAAGCATTCAGCAACTGCAACTTGGGTATAAGTGTAGGTAACACTTGCATCTCAAAAAGAACATCTCCACAACAGTAGTTACACCGTACAGGTAGCTCCTGGACTGGATAGAGCAGTAGAGGGGAACTTCCCTCTCGACAATACCTATTCATAAATAATCACACAGAATTGTACAAAACAATTTTACTTGCAAAATATAGTGTCACTTAAGTCAGTTAATGTTCCTATTCATTAAGGCCAGTTTCAATCTTCAAAAAATTAAACAGAGTATAACTAATCTAAGAAATGATCACTGTGAAATTTTCTGGTGGCCAATTTTGATGGTGGGAAAATGTTATTGGCTGGAACAGCACATCTTATGGTAATCAGTAAAATAAGAATGAGAAACATGAACTGTAGAGCATGACATAGGTCAATGTTATGTTGCTCTCACTACCTTGTGTACAGAGAGAATTGTTTACTCAGGAACAAATTCAGGActtcgtggtgatgatgatgatgatgatgatgatgaattcattttcataaatatttggaattttcagtCCACTACGTGACCTCCAAGACATCAACAAAACTTGGCAAAAACTACAGTCCCTAGTAACttactataaatattttcaaaacaattttctTAGGCATATTGTACAATATTTTTTCTTTGAggaatctttattttatttttaatttttttttctttcacaggATTTTGATTGTATCTCAgctaagtctggtggtatttagaggaactcaaatacaccagcctagtgttgatagattcactggcacataaaataactcctgcgtgacaaaacaTTGCAACCCAGGAGTCtctgaaaacaataaaagtagttagtgggacataaaaccaaaatCAATATTATTACTGTAGAATCTGCAAATCCAAAATATTAGATATTTAAACAGAAACTACGATGAAgataaaaagaaaaatgaaaatcccaCTTGCAACATAAAGAAAGGACTTAATCATAGTACCTCAGTGTAAAGAAGAGGAAGTGTGCGCTCTTCTCTTTTCACCCACAAGCCGAATGAAGAGAGTGGTATTCTTTCCACCAGCGGCAGCATAATTGCCGGAGTCTGCAGCAGATGAGACTTGTCATtagtttgtgatatctgaagccatctcctttcagatttgactcagttaatttataattgcttagttattcaaaattagttttggcaaactgaaggaacctagcagttataaaaaataaaaattattagtgCATGTTGCATTTGTGTCAAGTTATCGGAATTTATATCGCTCTCCATTGCTACAGTTAAGAAGTTTAGGCAGTTTATTGGTGTATTCATTAGTGAATAGTGCCAGTTGTGTTATGTCCTACATCGCAGTTGTGCTTGGGTGGGAGGTACTGCCACAACATACTCATGTGCTTCATACCTGGTGCAGATGTCTTTAAGTAAACATTTCTTTAGATTCCCTAAAGAGAGTAGTGTTCTCCTGAAATGGGGGAAGGCTGTCCGAAGAAAAGACAGAAAACTGACTCGTAATTGTTTCGTGTGTGATATTCATTTTTATGCAATATTCTTAATAAAAGTAGACTCGTTTATGGTGAATGCGAAGAGATGCCAACACAGCGATGGAAATTGAAACAAGAAGCATTCCCACATATGTTCCATAATCTGCCCAAGTATCTCTCTATGACAGTTAAAAAACGTAACTCTCCCTTGAAGAAACAATCTCCGTGaacagatgtctctattaaaagcCCTAATTAGAACATAAATGTCAATGATCAGCCCATATGTTTAGCAGCTGAAGATAGCCCTGATGCAGCAAATGCTAAGAAAACAATTGCTTTGTTAAAGAGGAGACTGAAGAATCACAAATGTTATTTCATTAGAACACCCAATACATTAAATGTCACTAAAGGTAAAATACATTTGCTTTAATATATTTTTTGAATTTTCAAATATAAAATCAAAGAGCAGTTTCACAAAATAAAAAGAATTTGCCTCTCTCAGCAAAATGCAGAAAGTTATAtttgatacaatgttaaagaaatgtccaGTAAAATGTAAAAAAGAAATGAGATACTGGTATAGTGATTTCTTTTGGATTCCCttctttttaaaatgaaatctCCCAAAGGTTATCAGCACTgcttaaatcatgacttgctgcctttgccttctgaagcTCCTTCAAGAAAACAGAAGGACCTTAAATGTTCATATGGCATAAATGATCATGCTACTACTACTATACCACAATTTTTTAGTGGAAAGGAGCATGAACTCCTAGGGATGCTGATATTTGATGAGGTAAAGcttagagaagaaatttgctttaaCTAGGATTCATTacaagtgaatggttttgttgatttgggaACATTTACTTCAGAGGAAAGCAAGGATCAGTTGGCAAATCTTGCTCTAGTTTTCATGTTTATTCCCATTCTGTACAACTGGATCTAACCCATAGCAATATATGCTAGCCGGAACACCACCCCTGGTGACATAATTGCAAAAATTCTAATTCAGGCCATCAAACAGTTAGAATAAGTGGGTGTAATTATCATTGGTTTCACATCAGATGGTAGCCAGTCAAATAAAATGGAAATGTTTAGGAGTATCCGGCAACATAAAGAATCTAAAGTGTTCAATTTTCAATCCAACTGAATCTAGCAGAAAACTGCAGGCATTTTCAGATGTGCCTCATACATTTAAGTGTATAAGAAATAATTTCCATGAGAAAGTAAAGGTTATATAATGGTGATATTGTCGATTATTCATTTTTTAGGGAAGTTTATGAATGCGACACATCTCCTGAATTTTCTGGATTGATAAATTGCTGTAAACCCCACACCTCTGCCCATTTGGATTCTAATTTATCATAATGAATGAATTTTAGGCTgtcatttcaatttttttgtcgCTAATGGTATTGAATTCATCAGGGTATTGATTCAGAGGGTTCAGAAGACAGTGAAGCAACAGAAAATTTCACAAGTGATTTAAACTGCCTGATAGACACATTAAATTCAACCACCCCTAttcaagcactgtataaaggattACAGGCACATGGCACTTTAGTGAAGTGGCAGAATACCCTCAGAGATACTCAAAATACATTTGCTTCGCAAAGTACACTGGGtccttagaagtgtctgaatatttgtggtAAAACAATTACAGCTATGTTTTGATTTAATTAAATCCCCTCGAATGTCATTTTGGTATCCTGCGATCACTTAGTTGTGACAATCATCCGTCCACTactgactttctacatttacataAGCTGCAGTCCGTTAACATACCAACTAAAATTGCTTTATCCTCTGGCATAAACTGTTGCGCCGATTCTAATGTCTCGTTTTAATCGTATGCATATTCTTGCAAGAGCACTAGAGTACAAAAGTTACGCAGTGAAAGCACAAGTTGAAGATAAAATCAGGGAAAGAATTGTGAATCTTGAAGATGaaattcaaataccagactgggaaagCAATTTACCTGACTTCAGTCAGCAGAGTTTTGGCAAAGGATATTTAGTGTATCATTTAACCGGATAcataaatatttcaaaagtgacaGTGATAAATTATGCCTACCTTTCCTCCACAGCAAACTGACTGATAATGTACCAGTACCTGCTTTGCTAACACTATTTACAGATTACGGGCCTATAAAGAGCGGCACACCTTATATATGGACGATATCTTTGCAAACAATTCAGCAAGGGGAAAACTGATCGGATTTGGTTATAAAGTATGATGCCTTAACACCCAGGAGAGGATATCTAATAAATTTTTATGTGTATCAAGGCAGAAACTCTAATTTTGAAGACGATTATGACAGAATCAAGTTCCCAACTAGTTTATTTACTAGATGAATTTCCTtgtgacataaaaaaaaaaaaatcttccatttgACATCATCTTTGATGAATGATTTGGAATGAATTTGCTCTCCTACCTGAAGTCATGCTGTTATTCCACAACAGGAACTATTAGAAAGAACAAAATCCCCGAAGAATGTAAACTTATTCCTGCAAAAGATATATAGTAAAGAGAGAGATATTTGATTACATGGCAAGTAATAATGACATCATCAATAAGGACCTAATTAGTTGACCATTATAGTTAAAATAATGAATCAATGATTGTCGCATATTATGGATGACATCCTTGCAAACAATTCATCAGGGGGAAAACTGATCAGATTTGGTTATAAAGCATGATGCCGTAACACCCAAGGGGAGGATATCTAATAAATTTTGACGTGTATCAACTAGTCTCTACTACCCATCCTGTCTTCCTCATGGGTCAAGTCAAGTGGTACTCTCACGCTGACAAGAGAGTAATTACGGTTCCCTGTCCTTTCCTGATTGGAATTTACAACAAATTTATGGGAGAAACAGACCTCACGGATGAAAGTGTCAATAGGTATAGTGTGGCAATAAGAAGCAGAAATGGTGATGAGCCATATTTTTCTGGCTTCTTGATGTATCTCCCCAAAATGCAAGGTACCTTAGCACTATGTCATGATCGAGGACAACATGGCTGGAATTTAAGAGAGAAGTGACTCAGTACTGTGTGAAATCTTTTGGGGTTGAGCCAAAGGGAGCTGGATGCCCATCAGCGGGTTGTGCAGGGGTAGGGCATGTTAATGACTTGTGATATGACAGACAGAATCTTCTGGCCATTGAGATTCCAGCAAAACGAAGGCTGTGTCCCAGTGAAATGTGTAAAAAAGCTGTGTTCGCACCTCACCATAGAAAGTAACATACATGCGAGCTGATATGTGATATCCGACATGATGATATTTCATGTTTAAATGCTTTTCTATAATTGTTCAAGTTTTCTCTAGTGTAAATGTGATATTTTAAGTAAATTGGAATGAACAAAGATACATACAGACATTAAACATCTTATAATTTACCCATTTCCAGTTCGCTTGGAGTAGTTCTGACTACACAAGCACCTAAGCGTTACACATAAGAAACTAAATCAGTCAGTTCAGAGAAAAGTGGTTTGGGTAGCTTGTTACCTTTTGATTATATTATCAACTAACAAAAATCCATAAatattcaaatataaataatttgaGCATTCAAGGCTTAAACCATGATGTCATAGCTTTAACTCGCTGATCACACACGTATGCTGTAATGTGGGAGGTTCATCTGGAATGACTTGACAATCAACTATCTGTATGAGCAGGTCATCGCTGAAAAGGATGTAATTAATCTGACTACATATGATGAATTTTTTCAGTCTGCCTTGAACCTGGGATGACCTTAAACTAGTGACAAAGTGTTCATCCTTTTTCTGGAAGTAAGTGTTCACTATCAGCAGATTATATGCTGATCTGAGCTGCAGGATTTTCTCTCCCTGATCATTTTCAGTTCCAAAACCAAGCCTCCATGACATTCAGGATGGTCCTTGACCCAGTGTGATGATGTGCTAATCTGGTGGTAGTTGTTGCAACAGATGTTCACAGTCCACCCAGAACTTCGGCTTGATGATTCTATTGCAGCACATGTGAGGAGCATGTGCAGAGATCATGTGAAGACAGACGACGTCATCATCCTTTGCAAGCTTCATTATCGTCAATTGGTCATTTACTGCTTGACTGGAATCACTCTTCTGACAAGGTGTTGAGTGAGAATTAAGGCAAGGCATTCCTCAGGTTGCTTTCACTGTTGTAAAACAATTTTTAATCCATGGCCGATGTTTCTCACCTTGCTCCCTCCCCACTTCGTCTCCTGAACAGTGGAGATATCTAAACTGCGCTTGAGAACATCAGCTGCTGGTAAGTGTATCTATATTCTACGCGCCGATTTTCGCTATGATAATGGGCTCATTGCCTTCCTGCGTCTTCCATGAACAGGTGTCTTATCTTTTGCCTTACTTTCACAGGCAGTTAACCTATCCTGTGCCTCACTTCTAGGGAAAGGCAACCTATCTTATATCCTCCTTCCAATGTACTGTACTGTCACGAACAGATTTGTCCGGCAGGAGTTTTACAGCCAATTGCCACCTGATGCAAATCCAGATTGAGCTTGTTAACCAAGAATCAGACTTGACCATTCATTCAACTGTTGAGTTCATCCATCACCTGCCAGTCAGCAGAGTCCCATTAACCACTTCTGTGATCATtccaaaattgaaataaaatgaagaaaataaatacatACCTCTTATTCCCCATCCATCTTAGCAATTTTCTATCTAGCAGTGTCACTATGCTGCTGGACATTAAAACGCTTCACAGCACTTACTTTAAGTTCGCACCCTTTGCATAAGAGGATTTTTCCTTCAGTAAAGAAGCATTCCTCCTCAAACTCTTTAacataatttcttaatttaacactttctttaGGTATCCTCATGTCATCTCTATCACTGTTAATCAAACTATGAAGCCTTGAAAATGACCTCtgttgaaattttaaagaaatgtaaGGAGAGAAAGGTAGTTTAGGGGCTACCTGAAGTGGTTACAAGCCACATGTGCTAAGACAGATAAGAAGATACGCCATTGTATTTCTTCATCTCTTAACAAGGGTGAAATTCCAGTGGATGTAAATACCAGCACCACAAGTCGTACTCTAAGGGAAGTTGTTCTAAAACTAGCAAAGTAAACTCATACGAGATACAATAAATGTCAACTATTCAGCTTTGAAGCCTGAGCTTTAAGTTTTGTCACAATGTCACAAACAAGCAACATCGGACATCACATTCAAAACACACTACACTTTTCCATGCAaaatataatcaaaataataatgttatttgcttgcaaaatataatcaaaataataatgttatttgctttatgtcccactaactactttttaaggttttcagagatgccgaggtgccggaatttagtcccgcacgagttctcttacgtgccagtatctaccgacacgaggctgacgtatttgagcaccttcaaataccactggactgagccaggatcgaacctgccaagttgcggtcgtaaggccagagcctcaaccgtctgagccactgccCGGCTATAACCAAAATATGACAAACTAAAATGACTGAAATATGatcaaaacaataaaaaaatttaaaatatgaattcatatgccccaTAAAGTAAGGCTAAATAGGCTTGGAAATGTCCAATTACTGTTTAATTCCAACAAATAGCCAAAATGGAAGACAGGGGGAGAAGATGACCTTTCCTGAACATTTGAACCCTAGTAATGAGAGTACTTAATTACTTAGTCCTGAGATACGGGTGGAAGGTCCAGGGCTTAAAAAACAAGGTACCTGTAGTGAGTGTGAAATATCTACAGTTAGGATAACATATTAGCAATTAACTTACTAAATCATGTCATTTTTGTTCATACAGGAATACAGCACAATACGTACATCAGAATGTGATTTGACTAAAACTAACTTGTATAATaattacaaatttcattatgatCCGTACTGACAGTTATCAGTAACAAAATACTTTGTTAATTAAGATCAATCTAATCAATACTTGTATTACGATGAGTACACattggatttgtatgcaaatgcatattttgttgcTGATATGTAGACCTCTAAAATCAACAAGGAAGTGCATTTGAAGGTGAAATTAgatgaattattaagtttaatggtgcacacacatatatatttgcatatatttgagattagtcaattacattttaaattttggatttaatgtgcatattttcaacttttattatgcatatgttttacaagcagtcttcaagaaaatgtaaagtaattaatgtggCCTTGAGCTGTGGTAAGatttcaaggaaaaatcaagaCAAGAACACAGTGTGCGTTCCCGAATTCAAGTTCTGTCCTGTCACATCCATGGATGTAGAAAGATCATTCTCTGCATTGAAGCTAATTTTAACAAATGCCACAGATTTAaacaagaaaacttggagaagattgttgtagtgaactacaaagaaaattatggacaggaaaagtagggtgtgcagtgtaaaatgaaagaacaatgtgtatttaagtgtgtttcttcacatTTGTGTTTTCTTACTCATTTTTCTTACAGCCTTACTAATTATGATTTATCACATGCGTTAATTAACACACCATGTCTTATCTAGGAGATGTGTGCATATGTTTTAAAAGTAAACACTGATAAGTTGATACATTTCACGAAGTATGCAGAGATTGTCTGTACTAGAAGAAGAGCCCAGCTGTAATTAGAGTGTGATTTTTTGTTCTCTTTCacttgtttattcatgatcatgattatATGTATTAGTGTGGGTGAATCGCATGTGTCTAGTAGAGGAATCTTACGTTTGTAGTTCAtaaaagtgtttaatagcatggaaatatgtgcatatttcaccactttttgcagcatagtcgCATGCTTATACTGgtaatttatacagcatataaatccgatgtctaatgatgagttacaattggtcagtacatgtttcggtttgtttcaagccatcatcagctgacgaacaatggtaaagaataatcatTCTCTTACAAACTACAAGACATAAATAAAATCTACATCAAAAAACATATGAACCTTCATGAGGATCCTTAAAATTTATGTCTACTGAAAAAAGTGGAATGTTATGTTAAAATCAAtgcatattaaaataatttacgCTTTTTAGGAattattctgcctgctgtcatttcttgatagatacagtactttagcatccatctcttggtacgggtcagagcaaagtgtagcttccaccgaagtcccagtctcatctatggctgtgacaatatggaagctgcttgagtatggatggtgctgagtaatgacattcagagcacgaccagtgtatctgagtgttatgaaaggtgttgctcgtagggttagttgtgctacaacagCACTTtatagcccagtgaggaaagcaatggcaaactacctcactctgcatcttgcctagtacatatcattttggtgctgccattggtttttgtggttttcctgtaactgcatagcctttggtggtgctgtttgaggatccaaccaacctctgggctgatgacctaacagacagacaggaattCTTAATGAATATCTCTAAAAAATGGTGATGTTAAAACCAAATTTACATTACACTTTTTTTCAGTAGATATTAATTTAAAGGATCCTCATGAAGGTCCACatgttttaaatgtatattttattgtatGTCTTTTAGTTTATAAGAGAATTATTATTCTTTACCATTGTTTGTCACCTGATGATGGCTTGAAACAAGCTGAAACATGTACTGATCAATTGTAACTCATCATGAGTAACACAAGTATTGATTAGGCTGACCTTAATTAACAAAGTATTTCATAATTAACTTGTATAATGTTCAAGAATATCATTTTCACCCCACTGCTTTTCCCATAAGGTCAATGGTAAACATTCAGATATAAAATATTAGCCCAATTGCTACCTGATAACTTGTTAGGTGCTCTTTCCCTTCCAACTCATTACAGTGGCTCATCAAGAAAACAATGTATCTGAATGTTACCTCAGTCTTGAACGCTAGGGAAAAAGACTCACCTGATTATCTGGCCGGGATGTTTCTGTATTCGCGTGagaaaataatgaaacattttgtcACCATGTGCAGGAATACTTTTCTCGTACTTTTCTAACGTCAGGTCCTCTCTCTTCTCATGTTGTGGACTATGCTGCTGGTACTCCTGGAGCAAGTCTCGGACATGTTCTGGGACAGGTGTTTCCTCCTCCTCGTCAACACTAATAAATGCAGAAGCGAACTGAGGCAGCCCTTTGTTTCGTAGTTCTGTTGGAACAGGAGCGGCTTCCTGCAGTAACATCAATAAATCTCGTTGAGGGGCCGTAGGAGTGTCGATGCTCACTACTCCACTCTCATCTCCCTCAATTTCAGCTGTAGCAGATGGTGAATGAAGCCTTCCCACAGCTCCACCTTCGACATTAGCATTACATTCATCAACACTCAAGTTGCCTAAATTTACTCTGATTGCTTCTTCATACTCTTCGgtttcatcatcatcgtcgtcttcATCGCAGCAACTTTCAATGCATCCTATTACATTCCCATTCTCCTCATTATTGTTTATGTTATTGTCCTCATCACCCCAGTCATCAGCATCACAGCACCAGTCTGTTGCAGAAATAGTATTAGTTGTGGTAGAGGACACCTCCTCTTGCTCAGCATTTGTCTCCAAACCTTGACTTCGTAAACACACCCAGCTGCAACAAGTACAAACATAACTATTTGAACAGCAGTATTTGCAACCCATGTGCTTCTGCTTGAGCAGAC is drawn from Anabrus simplex isolate iqAnaSimp1 chromosome 1, ASM4041472v1, whole genome shotgun sequence and contains these coding sequences:
- the trus gene encoding programmed cell death protein 2-like isoform X1 codes for the protein MAQNRPKVLLGFEDETITDKHKSLVNFMTNKIGGKPDWYLDGIPSPCCQLCGLTLPLVLQVYAPLEASPYHRTLYLFGCINPNCWNERESWVCLRSQGLETNAEQEEVSSTTTNTISATDWCCDADDWGDEDNNINNNEENGNVIGCIESCCDEDDDDDETEEYEEAIRVNLGNLSVDECNANVEGGAVGRLHSPSATAEIEGDESGVVSIDTPTAPQRDLLMLLQEAAPVPTELRNKGLPQFASAFISVDEEEETPVPEHVRDLLQEYQQHSPQHEKREDLTLEKYEKSIPAHGDKMFHYFLTRIQKHPGQIIRYCREGSSPLLLYPVQELPVRCNYCCGDVLFEMQVLPTLIPKLQLLNASEGTHLEFGTVLVFTCQRSCWTAGDTYRHEHIVLQAEKI
- the trus gene encoding programmed cell death protein 2-like isoform X2, giving the protein MAQNRPKVLLGFEDETITDKHKSLVNFMTNKIGGKPDWYLDGIPSPCCQLCGLTLPLVLQVYAPLEASPYHRTLYLFGCINPNCWNERESWVCLRSQGLETNAEQEEVSSTTTNTISATDWCCDADDWGDEDNNINNNEENGNVIGCIESCCDEDDDDDETEEYEEAIRVNLGNLSVDECNANVEGGAVGRLHSPSATAEIEGDESGVVSIDTPTAPQRDLLMLLQEAAPVPTELRNKGLPQFASAFISVDEEEETPVPEHVRDLLQEYQQHSPQHEKREDLTLEKYEKSIPAHGDKMFHYFLTRIQKHPGQIIRLRQLCCRWWKEYHSLHSACG